A window of the Brassica napus cultivar Da-Ae chromosome C5, Da-Ae, whole genome shotgun sequence genome harbors these coding sequences:
- the LOC106396872 gene encoding uncharacterized protein LOC106396872 isoform X1 — translation MTKDHNFSENQDTQPIDSLPSSPSDSGEEKDGFFGNLGDEFMNDTVPFEDDAWINDEFKETQVIDNDEFLLCRETQAVDLGFQTQEEPFVEDEQLLQGFDGLATQVLDPSDEDSDDVDVTVFLVDNREVSDCGDSSSRRKLLSSEDKSRERADENMKPMGALDAPSSGHENVKPTGKVARFASVRSAAFRASAVSAQKLLNRDSPTLASCHSSGQGATTSSLLQQHFGEVGNQNCPPNTFVEKKNEGKRTARKLLFEDDSPEENCPSPGLSYIDSQEPGEASQASALKFVDKLISESGLNFDVEAEADYGRRTEEKLDKISSVKGPLELAKKASYKARALGNSMFEWDDNREDEGGGDICLRRKEELFGAASKAQRRSSVPREQRRELEVSVDKSQRRAHSDSRLLQRCVTRGPKMIQAAKKNLGKELDAVSEEGYNRISDMRDLVELGYETQVAAEAVDAVRSGGRSKVNGEASPGNKLSPGEERVITRQSKGTKRIQAMGKEELLRRRMNKASPSPAKACRKSIERSLQSDQLDKGGPYCSKRRIVHTAPRESRDNLVDEMDEVSKESKTRMFNRREEVEAGPDTQMAAEVISALHSGDARDEAKKSSRGVVTRKSKRLKGIQAVDDDIESLKPKTKKAKSVLVKAYSKNEKLDLPDEVVVSKLLKQPSGGEADVLSYPKRRRSARFLQDQVNEAERSSEPDFDTPVKSKEPSKNVSPICMGDEYHRLSCKDSRTSNTTREFRNLTSPLMEPVPETKSTRKRRDLGSVRVLFSQHLDEDVTKHQKKILARFDISEASSMTEATHFVADNFTRTRNMLEAIASGKPVVTTQWLESIDQVNIYVDEDLYILRDSKKEKEFGFNMGVSLARARQNPLLKGRRVFITPNTKPGLNTITTLVKAVHGQPVERVGRSVLSDEKVPENLLVLSCEEDRDISVPFLERGAEVYSSELVLNGIVTQKLEYERYRLFTDRVRRTRSTIWIRDGKGKFQRRRG, via the exons ATGACTAAAGATCACAACTTTTCGGAGAATCAAGACACCCAGCCGATTGATTCTCTTCCCTCTTCCCCTTCCGACTCTG GTGAAGAGAAAGATGGTTTCTTTGGGAATCTTGGCGATGAGTTTATGAACGACACTGTACCTTTCGAGGACGATGCTTGGATCAATGATGAGTTTAAGGAGACTCAGGTCATAGACAACGACGAGTTTCTTCTCTGTCGCGAAACTCAAGctgtggatttggggtttcaaaCTCAAGAAGAACCATTTGTAGAGGATGAGCAGTTACTCCAAGGTTTTGATGGCTTGGCTACACAGGTGCTGGATCCTTCTGATGAGGATAGTGATGATGTTGATGTTACTGTTTTCTTGGTGGACAACCGCGAGGTCTCTGATTGTGGTGACTCGAGCAGTAGAAGAAAGCTGTTATCAAGTGAAGATAAGAGTAGAGAGCGTGCTGACGAGAACATGAAACCAATGGGTGCCCTTGATGCTCCGTCGAGTGGACATGAAAACGTTAAGCCAACGG GAAAGGTGGCCAGGTTCGCTTCGGTTCGTTCAGCAGCTTTTCGTGCTTCTGCTGTTTCAGCCCAGAAGCTTCTCAACAGAGACAGTCCTACTTTAGCCAGCTGCCATTCTTCTGGTCAAGGAGCCACAACTAGTTCCCTTCTACAACAACATTTTGGAGAAGTAGGGAATCAGAACTGTCCTCCCAATACGTTtgttgaaaagaaaaatgaaggGAAAAGAACAGCGAGAAAGCTTTTATTTGAGGATGATTCGCCTGAAGAAAACTGCCCTTCTCCTGGTTTGAGTTATATAGACTCTCAAGAGCCTGGTGAGGCATCACAGGCCAGTGCTCTTAAATTTGTTGATAAACTCATTAGTGAGTCTGGTCTAAACTTTGATGTTGAAGCTGAAGCTGATTATGGAAGGAGAACAGAAGAAAAATTAGACAAAATCTCAAGTGTTAAAGGTCCACTAGAATTAGCAAAGAAAGCAAGTTACAAAGCGAGAGCTCTTGGAAACAGTATGTTCGAGTGGGATGATAATCGTGAGGATGAAGGAGGTGGCGATATTTGTCttagaagaaaagaagaacttTTTGGAGCTGCTAGTAAAGCACAAAGACGTTCTTCCGTGCCAAGAGAACAGAGAAGGGAACTTGAAGTTTCAGTGGATAAAAGTCAAAGAAGGGCTCATTCTGATTCCAGACTGTTGCAGCGTTGTGTGACTAGGGGCCCAAAGATGATTCAAGCTGCTAAAAAGAATCTCGGTAAAGAGTTAGATGCAGTTTCCGAGGAAGGTTATAATAGAATATCTGATATGCGTGACTTGGTAGAGTTAGGGTATGAGACACAAGTGGCCGCTGAAGCTGTTGATGCTGTGCGCTCTGGTGGTCGCAGCAAAGTTAATGGTGAGGCTAGTCCAGGAAATAAACTGTCACCGGGAGAAGAGAGAGTGATTACTAGACAATCCAAGGGAACTAAGAGGATTCAAGCTATGGGTAAAGAGGAATTGTTGAGAAGAAGGATGAATAAGGCTAGTCCGAGTCCTGCTAAAGCTTGCAGGAAGAGTATTGAAAGGTCTTTACAGAGTGACCAGCTTGACAAGGGAGGTCCATACTGCTCGAAGAGAAGGATTGTCCATACTGCTCCACGAGAGAGTAGAGATAATCTTGTTGATGAGATGGATGAAGTTTCCAAGGAAAGTAAAACAAGAATGTTTAATAGGCGAGAAGAGGTAGAAGCAGGCCCTGATACGCAGATGGCTGCTGAAGTGATCAGTGCTCTGCACTCTGGAGACGCCAGGGATGAGGCTAAGAAATCGTCACGTGGAGTTGTTACCAGAAAATCCAAGAGACTTAAGGGGATTCAAGCTGTAGATGATGATATTGAATCGTTGAAACCAAAAACCAAGAAGGCTAAATCAGTTCTTGTCAAGGCTTATTCAAAGaatgagaaacttgatttgccAGATGAAGTTGTTGTGTCTAAGCTACTTAAGCAACCAAGTGGAGGTGAAGCAGATGTGTTGAGTTATCCCAAGCGGAGAAGGTCAGCTCGTTTCTTGCAAGATCAGGTTAACGAGGCAGAGAGGAGTTCAGAACCCGATTTTGACACTCCAGTTAAGTCTAAGGAGCCTTCAAAGAATGTATCACCTATATGCATGGGCGATGAGTATCATAGACTTTCTTGCAAGGATTCACGAACATCAAACACTACAAGGGAGTTCCGTAACTTGACCTCACCATTGATGGAACCTGTTCCCGAGACAAAGAGTACAAGGAAGCGAAGAGATTTAGGTAGTGTACGTGTCTTGTTCAGCCAGCATCTTGATGAAGATGTGACCAAGCATCAGAAGAAG ATTTTGGCTAGGTTTGATATCTCGGAAGCATCTTCCATGACAGAGGCAACACATTTTGTAGCGGATAACTTTACGCGCACAAGGAACATGCTTGAGGCAATCGCTTCAGGGAAGCCAGTGGTGACTACACAGTGGCTCGAAAGCATCGATCAAGTGAATATTTATGTTGACGAGGATCTTTACATACTCAGAGACtcgaagaaggagaaggagttCGGTTTCAACATGGGGGTTTCTTTGGCTCGTGCACGACAGAATCCGCTACTAAAG GGAAGAAGGGTCTTTATAACCCCAAATACAAAGCCTGGTTTGAACACAATCACAACTTTGGTTAAGGCAGTTCATGGACAG CCTGTAGAAAGAGTTGGAAGATCTGTCCTGAGCGACGAGAAGGTCCCAGAGAATCTTCTAGTTTTATCATGTGAAGAGGATCGAGATATCAGCGTACCATTTCTAGAAAGAG GGGCTGAGGTGTATAGCTCTGAGTTAGTGCTGAATGGGATAGTTACTCAAAAACTAGAGTACGAGAG GTACCGTCTCTTCACTGATCGTGTTAGGAGAACAAGGTCAACGATATGGATCAGAGACGGCAAAGGAAAGTTCCAACGCCGTAGAGGGTGA
- the LOC106396872 gene encoding uncharacterized protein LOC106396872 isoform X2, whose translation MTKDHNFSENQDTQPIDSLPSSPSDSGEEKDGFFGNLGDEFMNDTVPFEDDAWINDEFKETQVIDNDEFLLCRETQAVDLGFQTQEEPFVEDEQLLQGFDGLATQVLDPSDEDSDDVDVTVFLVDNREVSDCGDSSSRRKLLSSEDKSREHAPSSGHENVKPTGKVARFASVRSAAFRASAVSAQKLLNRDSPTLASCHSSGQGATTSSLLQQHFGEVGNQNCPPNTFVEKKNEGKRTARKLLFEDDSPEENCPSPGLSYIDSQEPGEASQASALKFVDKLISESGLNFDVEAEADYGRRTEEKLDKISSVKGPLELAKKASYKARALGNSMFEWDDNREDEGGGDICLRRKEELFGAASKAQRRSSVPREQRRELEVSVDKSQRRAHSDSRLLQRCVTRGPKMIQAAKKNLGKELDAVSEEGYNRISDMRDLVELGYETQVAAEAVDAVRSGGRSKVNGEASPGNKLSPGEERVITRQSKGTKRIQAMGKEELLRRRMNKASPSPAKACRKSIERSLQSDQLDKGGPYCSKRRIVHTAPRESRDNLVDEMDEVSKESKTRMFNRREEVEAGPDTQMAAEVISALHSGDARDEAKKSSRGVVTRKSKRLKGIQAVDDDIESLKPKTKKAKSVLVKAYSKNEKLDLPDEVVVSKLLKQPSGGEADVLSYPKRRRSARFLQDQVNEAERSSEPDFDTPVKSKEPSKNVSPICMGDEYHRLSCKDSRTSNTTREFRNLTSPLMEPVPETKSTRKRRDLGSVRVLFSQHLDEDVTKHQKKILARFDISEASSMTEATHFVADNFTRTRNMLEAIASGKPVVTTQWLESIDQVNIYVDEDLYILRDSKKEKEFGFNMGVSLARARQNPLLKGRRVFITPNTKPGLNTITTLVKAVHGQPVERVGRSVLSDEKVPENLLVLSCEEDRDISVPFLERGAEVYSSELVLNGIVTQKLEYERYRLFTDRVRRTRSTIWIRDGKGKFQRRRG comes from the exons ATGACTAAAGATCACAACTTTTCGGAGAATCAAGACACCCAGCCGATTGATTCTCTTCCCTCTTCCCCTTCCGACTCTG GTGAAGAGAAAGATGGTTTCTTTGGGAATCTTGGCGATGAGTTTATGAACGACACTGTACCTTTCGAGGACGATGCTTGGATCAATGATGAGTTTAAGGAGACTCAGGTCATAGACAACGACGAGTTTCTTCTCTGTCGCGAAACTCAAGctgtggatttggggtttcaaaCTCAAGAAGAACCATTTGTAGAGGATGAGCAGTTACTCCAAGGTTTTGATGGCTTGGCTACACAGGTGCTGGATCCTTCTGATGAGGATAGTGATGATGTTGATGTTACTGTTTTCTTGGTGGACAACCGCGAGGTCTCTGATTGTGGTGACTCGAGCAGTAGAAGAAAGCTGTTATCAAGTGAAGATAAGAGTAGAGAGC ATGCTCCGTCGAGTGGACATGAAAACGTTAAGCCAACGG GAAAGGTGGCCAGGTTCGCTTCGGTTCGTTCAGCAGCTTTTCGTGCTTCTGCTGTTTCAGCCCAGAAGCTTCTCAACAGAGACAGTCCTACTTTAGCCAGCTGCCATTCTTCTGGTCAAGGAGCCACAACTAGTTCCCTTCTACAACAACATTTTGGAGAAGTAGGGAATCAGAACTGTCCTCCCAATACGTTtgttgaaaagaaaaatgaaggGAAAAGAACAGCGAGAAAGCTTTTATTTGAGGATGATTCGCCTGAAGAAAACTGCCCTTCTCCTGGTTTGAGTTATATAGACTCTCAAGAGCCTGGTGAGGCATCACAGGCCAGTGCTCTTAAATTTGTTGATAAACTCATTAGTGAGTCTGGTCTAAACTTTGATGTTGAAGCTGAAGCTGATTATGGAAGGAGAACAGAAGAAAAATTAGACAAAATCTCAAGTGTTAAAGGTCCACTAGAATTAGCAAAGAAAGCAAGTTACAAAGCGAGAGCTCTTGGAAACAGTATGTTCGAGTGGGATGATAATCGTGAGGATGAAGGAGGTGGCGATATTTGTCttagaagaaaagaagaacttTTTGGAGCTGCTAGTAAAGCACAAAGACGTTCTTCCGTGCCAAGAGAACAGAGAAGGGAACTTGAAGTTTCAGTGGATAAAAGTCAAAGAAGGGCTCATTCTGATTCCAGACTGTTGCAGCGTTGTGTGACTAGGGGCCCAAAGATGATTCAAGCTGCTAAAAAGAATCTCGGTAAAGAGTTAGATGCAGTTTCCGAGGAAGGTTATAATAGAATATCTGATATGCGTGACTTGGTAGAGTTAGGGTATGAGACACAAGTGGCCGCTGAAGCTGTTGATGCTGTGCGCTCTGGTGGTCGCAGCAAAGTTAATGGTGAGGCTAGTCCAGGAAATAAACTGTCACCGGGAGAAGAGAGAGTGATTACTAGACAATCCAAGGGAACTAAGAGGATTCAAGCTATGGGTAAAGAGGAATTGTTGAGAAGAAGGATGAATAAGGCTAGTCCGAGTCCTGCTAAAGCTTGCAGGAAGAGTATTGAAAGGTCTTTACAGAGTGACCAGCTTGACAAGGGAGGTCCATACTGCTCGAAGAGAAGGATTGTCCATACTGCTCCACGAGAGAGTAGAGATAATCTTGTTGATGAGATGGATGAAGTTTCCAAGGAAAGTAAAACAAGAATGTTTAATAGGCGAGAAGAGGTAGAAGCAGGCCCTGATACGCAGATGGCTGCTGAAGTGATCAGTGCTCTGCACTCTGGAGACGCCAGGGATGAGGCTAAGAAATCGTCACGTGGAGTTGTTACCAGAAAATCCAAGAGACTTAAGGGGATTCAAGCTGTAGATGATGATATTGAATCGTTGAAACCAAAAACCAAGAAGGCTAAATCAGTTCTTGTCAAGGCTTATTCAAAGaatgagaaacttgatttgccAGATGAAGTTGTTGTGTCTAAGCTACTTAAGCAACCAAGTGGAGGTGAAGCAGATGTGTTGAGTTATCCCAAGCGGAGAAGGTCAGCTCGTTTCTTGCAAGATCAGGTTAACGAGGCAGAGAGGAGTTCAGAACCCGATTTTGACACTCCAGTTAAGTCTAAGGAGCCTTCAAAGAATGTATCACCTATATGCATGGGCGATGAGTATCATAGACTTTCTTGCAAGGATTCACGAACATCAAACACTACAAGGGAGTTCCGTAACTTGACCTCACCATTGATGGAACCTGTTCCCGAGACAAAGAGTACAAGGAAGCGAAGAGATTTAGGTAGTGTACGTGTCTTGTTCAGCCAGCATCTTGATGAAGATGTGACCAAGCATCAGAAGAAG ATTTTGGCTAGGTTTGATATCTCGGAAGCATCTTCCATGACAGAGGCAACACATTTTGTAGCGGATAACTTTACGCGCACAAGGAACATGCTTGAGGCAATCGCTTCAGGGAAGCCAGTGGTGACTACACAGTGGCTCGAAAGCATCGATCAAGTGAATATTTATGTTGACGAGGATCTTTACATACTCAGAGACtcgaagaaggagaaggagttCGGTTTCAACATGGGGGTTTCTTTGGCTCGTGCACGACAGAATCCGCTACTAAAG GGAAGAAGGGTCTTTATAACCCCAAATACAAAGCCTGGTTTGAACACAATCACAACTTTGGTTAAGGCAGTTCATGGACAG CCTGTAGAAAGAGTTGGAAGATCTGTCCTGAGCGACGAGAAGGTCCCAGAGAATCTTCTAGTTTTATCATGTGAAGAGGATCGAGATATCAGCGTACCATTTCTAGAAAGAG GGGCTGAGGTGTATAGCTCTGAGTTAGTGCTGAATGGGATAGTTACTCAAAAACTAGAGTACGAGAG GTACCGTCTCTTCACTGATCGTGTTAGGAGAACAAGGTCAACGATATGGATCAGAGACGGCAAAGGAAAGTTCCAACGCCGTAGAGGGTGA
- the LOC106392411 gene encoding pentatricopeptide repeat-containing protein At3g21470 has translation MNLQDNVDISNLMRKHISKGSPKQALLLYEAIRRKGVFFPGWIPLLLKACACVPNFVLGKQLHSESIKFGIHSDVMVRTSLIKMYSQSGCIVSARNVFDEMLERNVATWNAMIGGYMWNGDALSATRLFGEIIGSGNEVTWIVMMKGYVKRNETEKARDLFERMPLEMKSVKAWAVMLGGYVSNREMEAARMFFEEIPEKNSFVWSLMISGYFRAGDVDEASGVFNRVKVRDLVIWNSLITGYAQNGYSDGAIDAFYKMQGEGFEPDAVTVSSVLSACAQSCRLDVGREVHSLINRIGIELNEFVSNALIDMYAKCGDLENATSVFESLSVRSVACWNSMISCLAIHGKGGEALEMFRTMDTKPDEITFLAALSACVHGGFLVDGLKIFLEMKNRDVKPNVKHFGCLVHLLGRSGKLKEAYGLVREMPVKPNDTVLGALLGACKVHMDTEMAEQVMKIIETAGSVINGDSENHLVLISNLYAHAESWQTAETLRVEMEKRGLEKSTGLSSLVLT, from the coding sequence ATGAATTTGCAGGACAATGTTGATATATCCAATCTTATGAGGAAACACATTTCCAAAGGATCACCAAAACAAGCTCTGCTTCTGTACGAAGCAATCCGCCGCAAAGGAGTGTTCTTTCCGGGATGGATTCCTCTGCTTCTAAAAGCATGTGCTTGCGTTCCAAACTTTGTTCTCGGGAAGCAACTGCATTCCGAATCGATCAAGTTCGGTATCCACTCTGACGTCATGGTGAGAACCTCTCTGATCAAGATGTATAGCCAAAGTGGATGCATAGTTTCTGCACGTAACGTGTTCGACGAAATGCTTGAGAGAAACGTTGCTACTTGGAACGCTATGATCGGTGGGTATATGTGGAACGGTGACGCGCTCTCGGCCACTAGGTTGTTCGGAGAGATAATTGGGAGTGGAAATGAAGTGACTTGGATCGTGATGATGAAAGGGTACGTGAAGAGAAACGAGACTGAGAAAGCTAGAGACTTGTTTGAGAGAATGCCTCTGGAGATGAAGAGTGTGAAGGCTTGGGCGGTGATGCTTGGAGGGTACGTTAGTAATCGAGAGATGGAGGCTGCTCGGATGTTCTTTGAGGAGATACCGGAGAAGAACTCTTTTGTGTGGTCACTGATGATCTCTGGGTATTTTAGGGCAGGTGATGTGGATGAGGCTAGTGGTGTTTTTAACCGTGTAAAGGTTCGTGATTTGGTGATTTGGAACAGTTTGATCACCGGTTATGCGCAGAATGGGTACTCTGATGGTGCTATTGATGCTTTTTATAAGATGCAAGGAGAAGGGTTTGAACCGGATGCAGTGACGGTTTCAAGTGTTTTGTCTGCTTGTGCTCAATCATGTCGTCTTGATGTTGGCAGGGAAGTTCACTCTCTGATTAACCGTATAGGGATTGAGCTTAACGAGTTTGTTTCAAACGCATTGATCGATATGTATGCTAAGTGTGGGGATCTAGAGAACGCCACATCCGTGTTTGAGTCGTTAAGTGTGAGAAGTGTTGCTTGTTGGAACTCTATGATCTCGTGTCTTGCCATTCACGGGAAAGGCGGAGAAGCTTTAGAGATGTTCAGAACGATGGATACAAAACCCGATGAGATCACTTTTCTGGCGGCTCTCAGCGCTTGTGTTCATGGAGGGTTCCTAGTGGATGGTCTAAAGATATTCTTGGAGATGAAGAACAGAGATGTGAAACCGAATGTGAAGCATTTTGGATGTTTGGTTCATCTCTTGGGACGCTCAGGGAAACTGAAAGAGGCTTACGGATTGGTAAGAGAAATGCCTGTGAAACCGAACGATACAGTCTTGGGAGCTTTACTTGGTGCCTGTAAGGTTCACATGGATACAGAAATGGCTGAACAGGTGATGAAGATAATCGAGACTGCAGGAAGCGTCATAAACGGTGACAGTGAAAATCATCTTGTGTTGATATCGAACTTGTATGCACATGCCGAGAGTTGGCAAACAGCTGAAACGTTGAGAGTGGAAATGGAGAAAAGGGGTCTTGAGAAATCCACAGGATTAAGCTCACTAGTTTTGACCTGA